One Rhododendron vialii isolate Sample 1 chromosome 2a, ASM3025357v1 genomic region harbors:
- the LOC131317327 gene encoding uncharacterized protein LOC131317327, whose translation MAIGANMGNSVPDPRNRTPTHIRPDTRTGRGVVNHNRTKRGSAPEDRMIMPEMGHIIASIFQVMVVFLSNHQCLTFLPLQYPPLPPESRRLIAIGHVNGDHFVTVHLRPNSPIPPIARNWYIHHYSFADGWDTQYSNKIEEFKSIVGNDVAKTDIIELD comes from the exons atggcaatcgggGCGAATATGGGGAATTccgtacccgatccccgaaaccgAACCCCTACCCATATTCGCCCCGATACCCGAACGGGTAGAGGAGTGgtgaaccataaccgaaccaaacgGGGTTCAG CTCCAGAGGATAGGATGATCATGCCAGAAATGGGTCACATCATAGCATCCATTTTTCAGGTGATGGTCGTCTTCTTATCGAATCATCAATGTCTTACGTTCCTCCCACTACAATATCCGCCCCTTCCCCCTGAGAGTCGACGTTTGATTGCGATCGGACATGTTAATGGAGATCACTTTGTAACGGTACATTTGCGACCGAATTCCCCCATCCCGCCTATTGCAAGGAATTGGTATATACATCACTACTCATTCGCGGATGGATGGGATACACAATATTCAAACAAGATCGAAGAGTTTAAAAGCATAGTGGGGAACGATGTGGCAAAGACAGACATAATTGAACTAGACTAG